From one Streptomyces sp. SCSIO 30461 genomic stretch:
- a CDS encoding FUSC family protein, which translates to MLKRVFVAPDPGLLRLRSALRAVLGVASAVAACALTGHPLPAVLTGGLAAMLALFTVTDTAIPGQALTTALLPVVGVPVLVLAAELHGQPLARDMAFLAVAGAAVYVRRWGARGHALGVFAFMMFFVAQFLGTLPAQLPGLCSAIALALIAASTVRFGVWCYERRMPPPAVAFPPGGRGLERPTTRQAAQVVAAGAFALTVGQLLSQDRWYWAVGAAWWIFVNTASRGETLVRGFRRILGTVLGVAAGLFVAVPVQGAVIPTAVLVAMCVFGIFYSAPVSYSWMMLSVTVLASLLYGLLGVLEPSLLALRLAETCVGALGALLAVAFVLPITTHTATNAWIRRAVRCVHACTTASMDRLAGDESADPAVHAAELELLLARVRMSLAPLVHPLNPSRARGTRARQVLGLLDDCAREVRGLIAVAADPEASHDARLAAACWRLEAAVHALEEPGAATDGPLAETLAAGGRTHPGAEAVLMHLHGLEKALAGLADPLRSSPRSPLMPA; encoded by the coding sequence GTGCTCAAGAGGGTGTTCGTGGCTCCGGACCCGGGTCTGCTGCGTCTGCGCAGCGCCCTACGGGCCGTCCTCGGCGTCGCGTCGGCGGTGGCCGCCTGCGCGCTGACCGGGCACCCGCTGCCCGCGGTGCTCACCGGCGGACTCGCCGCGATGCTCGCCCTCTTCACCGTGACCGATACGGCGATTCCCGGTCAGGCCCTGACCACGGCGCTGCTGCCCGTCGTGGGCGTCCCCGTGCTGGTGCTCGCGGCGGAACTCCACGGACAGCCACTGGCGCGGGACATGGCATTCCTCGCCGTCGCGGGGGCGGCGGTGTACGTACGGCGCTGGGGAGCGCGAGGCCATGCCCTGGGCGTGTTCGCGTTCATGATGTTCTTCGTGGCGCAGTTCTTGGGTACGCTGCCGGCGCAGCTGCCCGGGTTGTGCTCGGCCATCGCGCTCGCTCTGATCGCCGCGTCCACGGTCCGCTTCGGTGTCTGGTGCTACGAGCGCCGAATGCCGCCGCCGGCCGTGGCGTTCCCGCCCGGCGGCCGGGGCCTCGAACGACCGACCACCCGGCAGGCCGCCCAGGTGGTGGCGGCCGGCGCGTTCGCGCTCACCGTGGGCCAACTGCTGTCGCAGGACCGCTGGTACTGGGCCGTCGGCGCGGCCTGGTGGATCTTCGTCAACACTGCGTCGCGCGGCGAGACCCTGGTCCGCGGGTTCCGCAGGATCCTCGGCACCGTCCTGGGCGTCGCCGCAGGCCTGTTCGTCGCCGTTCCCGTACAGGGCGCCGTGATCCCCACGGCCGTCCTCGTGGCGATGTGCGTCTTCGGGATCTTCTACAGCGCACCGGTCTCGTACAGCTGGATGATGCTGTCCGTCACCGTGCTGGCCTCCCTTCTGTACGGGTTGCTCGGGGTGCTGGAACCCAGCCTGCTGGCGCTGCGGCTCGCCGAGACCTGCGTGGGCGCCTTGGGCGCGCTGCTGGCCGTGGCGTTCGTGCTGCCGATCACCACGCACACAGCCACCAACGCCTGGATCCGCAGAGCCGTCCGCTGCGTGCATGCCTGCACCACAGCGTCGATGGACCGGCTCGCCGGGGACGAGAGCGCCGATCCGGCCGTGCACGCCGCCGAACTGGAACTGCTCCTCGCCCGGGTGCGGATGTCCCTGGCGCCTCTGGTCCACCCCCTCAACCCCTCCCGCGCCCGGGGCACGCGGGCGCGGCAGGTGCTCGGACTGCTCGACGACTGCGCCCGTGAGGTGCGCGGACTCATCGCGGTCGCCGCAGACCCCGAAGCCTCGCACGACGCCCGTCTGGCCGCCGCCTGCTGGCGGCTGGAAGCCGCCGTGCACGCGCTTGAGGAACCGGGCGCCGCGACCGACGGACCGCTCGCCGAGACCCTGGCGGCCGGGGGCCGCACTCACCCGGGTGCCGAGGCGGTGCTCATGCACCTGCACGGTCTTGAGAAGGCGCTCGCCGGTCTGGCGGACCCGTTGCGCTCATCGCCGCGCTCCCCGCTCATGCCCGCCTGA
- a CDS encoding Lrp/AsnC family transcriptional regulator has translation MAVDELDTRILRLLIEQPRTSVREYARILGIARGTLQARIDRLERDGVIMGSGPFLSPTALGHPVLAFVHIEVTQGHLDEVGDELAQVPEIVEAFSITGGGDLLTRVVARDNGHLEDVIQRLINMPGVVRTRTEMALRERVPQRLLPLVESVGRAARAPH, from the coding sequence ATGGCCGTAGACGAGCTGGACACCCGAATCCTGCGCCTGCTCATCGAGCAGCCGCGCACCAGCGTGCGGGAGTACGCACGCATACTCGGAATCGCCCGGGGCACCCTCCAGGCCCGTATCGACCGCCTGGAGCGGGACGGCGTGATCATGGGCAGCGGGCCGTTCCTGTCCCCGACCGCGCTGGGACACCCGGTGCTGGCGTTCGTGCACATCGAGGTCACCCAGGGGCACCTGGACGAGGTGGGCGACGAGCTCGCCCAGGTGCCCGAGATCGTCGAAGCCTTCTCGATCACTGGCGGGGGCGACCTGCTGACCCGGGTGGTGGCTCGCGACAACGGTCATCTCGAGGACGTGATCCAGCGGCTGATCAATATGCCGGGCGTGGTCCGTACCCGTACCGAGATGGCCTTGCGCGAGCGCGTTCCGCAACGGCTGCTGCCGCTGGTGGAGTCGGTCGGCCGGGCTGCCCGGGCGCCTCACTGA
- a CDS encoding protein phosphatase codes for MTEPWNPCDPKVLTLPSGRMVRGRGLRYGLPQGQTPTFAVHLTDHRPPEPLWESLWIPWRDFRLPADPVDALRKLRVAYGRAAGERVEICCGGGVGRTGTALSVFCVFEGMEPREAVTWVRRHHHPRAVEVPWQRRLIRRAFAAEVSGSGRS; via the coding sequence ATGACCGAGCCATGGAACCCGTGCGACCCCAAGGTGCTGACGCTCCCTTCGGGCCGGATGGTCCGCGGCCGCGGACTCAGGTACGGCCTGCCGCAAGGGCAGACCCCCACGTTCGCGGTGCACTTGACGGATCACCGGCCGCCCGAGCCCCTGTGGGAGTCCCTCTGGATCCCGTGGCGTGACTTCCGGCTTCCCGCCGACCCCGTGGACGCGTTGCGCAAGCTCCGTGTCGCCTACGGGCGGGCCGCGGGTGAACGCGTGGAGATCTGCTGCGGGGGAGGCGTCGGACGGACCGGTACGGCGCTCTCCGTCTTCTGCGTCTTCGAAGGCATGGAACCCCGGGAAGCCGTCACATGGGTGCGGCGGCACCACCATCCGCGCGCTGTCGAGGTGCCGTGGCAGAGGCGATTGATCCGCCGGGCCTTCGCCGCGGAGGTTTCCGGCTCAGGGCGTTCGTAG
- a CDS encoding amino acid adenylation domain-containing protein, which produces MAGDEWTESHRVAGYSLAPLQMGFFFHAKFDSCRSDDPDVYITQLTLDFEGELDVSELRRACDTLLLRHDGLRAGFRLGEAGDPVQFIAPPTEAPWRSVDGRKSDVAALLIEERLRGFDLARPPLIRFLLVRVSDTCWRLAMTNHHIILDGWSTALLVEELFALHRSPVDTEPDPAPPYRDFLDWLAEEDFTDARSAWADALADLDGPTLVAPAVSRGAAAPPATVGRALPEDVTRALEEQAHRHGATLSTLVQVAWALVLRRLTGRDDLVFGTTVSGRDAPVDGVEGMVGLFINTLPVRVALRGGETLGGLLRRVQEEQIDLLDAHHVGLGEIQRISGSATLFDTTTAFENYPVGEGAVGFGGALLVGSGGFDATHYPLSLLCTPGKGLRFRVDYREDVFDRAFAERVAGWLARILDDFAASGGLDVPPSSVGVPVGDECERVVREWSGGTTAYTDRRPVHGYFEDEARTRPDETALVHGEEHLSFVELNTRANRLAWTLLAQGIGPEDRVGVLLDRSVASVVAVLAVLKSGAACLPVDAGDPAVRVARIIDTARARALITTKTVYARLGTTAPRVVPVEVDEATGSPCGTGTDGKGAARTDDPTQRDRAVPLLPTHSAYVLHTSGSTGAPKGVVVEHRSLTNLFHSHRTGLFAGHVRATGLAAARVANTAPLAFDASWTGLLALFAGHRLHLLDEPTRRDPAALVSYIGRHRVDLLDTTPTYALELLAHGLLATPESTPATLVLGGEAVPDALWQRIQAEPAVSGHNFYGPTECTVEALTVRMTAAPTPVIGRPLDNVRAYVLDRRLRPVPPGVTGELYIAGAALARGYTAAGPTSERFVACPFGEGIRMYRSGDLVRWRDDGSLEFRGRGDDQVKLRGFRIELGEVEAVLAAHPALAQALVVVREDEPGLRLLVAYVVPHSGAQVAAADLRGFMEAALPAHLVPAAYVSLESLPATANGKRDRRALPAPRRGTLVSRRPQLAATPWERTLCDLFGEVLGVDGVGLDDGFFELGGDSLLATRLMGRVAALLGAELPIRVLFDAPTAAGLAAVTAAVGSAPSAPVDALKPVLTLRAAGESAPLFCVHPVTGLGWSYAGLAAVCDDRPVHAIQVSTAGHGRGRRAKGFTELIDEYVARIRAIQPHGPYHLLGWSLGGNIAHAMACRLQQCGEPTALLALLDSYPAVADGTRGPTAREIADLLRREAGPHVRLDPRDVTEVSCAAEAVAALVEAAPPGRFVGDVLHLTATEGRPAGAPTADDWQRFVTGNVHTRLVGCDHLEMMRSEPLKEVSALLSRALRCAGREDPS; this is translated from the coding sequence ATGGCGGGGGACGAATGGACAGAGTCGCATCGCGTCGCGGGGTATTCGCTCGCTCCGCTTCAGATGGGTTTCTTCTTCCACGCCAAGTTCGATTCCTGCCGGAGTGACGACCCGGACGTCTACATCACCCAGCTCACGCTCGACTTCGAGGGGGAGCTCGACGTTTCGGAGTTGCGCCGCGCCTGCGACACGCTGCTGCTCCGCCACGACGGTCTGCGGGCCGGATTCCGGCTCGGCGAAGCGGGTGACCCGGTCCAGTTCATCGCGCCGCCGACCGAGGCACCCTGGCGGTCCGTGGACGGCAGAAAGAGCGACGTCGCCGCTCTGCTGATCGAGGAGCGCCTGCGCGGGTTCGACCTGGCCCGCCCGCCGCTGATCAGATTTCTGCTCGTCCGGGTCTCGGACACGTGCTGGCGACTGGCGATGACGAACCACCACATCATCCTGGACGGATGGTCGACCGCGCTGCTCGTGGAGGAACTGTTCGCCCTCCACCGAAGCCCGGTCGACACCGAGCCGGACCCCGCACCCCCTTACCGGGACTTCCTCGACTGGTTGGCGGAAGAGGACTTCACGGATGCGAGGAGCGCCTGGGCGGACGCCCTGGCGGACCTCGACGGGCCGACATTGGTGGCTCCGGCCGTGAGCCGCGGAGCCGCCGCTCCGCCCGCGACCGTCGGCCGCGCACTGCCGGAGGACGTGACCCGAGCCCTCGAGGAGCAGGCTCATCGCCACGGCGCGACTCTGAGCACCCTGGTGCAGGTGGCCTGGGCACTGGTGTTGCGGCGGCTCACCGGCCGAGACGACCTCGTCTTCGGTACGACGGTGTCGGGGCGCGACGCTCCGGTCGACGGCGTGGAAGGCATGGTCGGCCTGTTCATCAACACCCTTCCGGTACGGGTGGCCTTACGGGGCGGCGAGACCCTCGGCGGGCTGCTGCGGCGCGTTCAGGAGGAGCAGATCGACCTTCTGGACGCCCACCATGTCGGCCTCGGTGAGATCCAGCGCATCAGCGGATCGGCCACGCTCTTCGACACCACGACCGCCTTCGAGAACTACCCCGTAGGCGAGGGCGCCGTCGGATTCGGCGGAGCGCTACTCGTCGGGTCAGGGGGATTCGACGCCACGCACTACCCGTTGTCGCTGCTCTGCACCCCTGGCAAGGGGCTGCGGTTCCGGGTCGACTACCGCGAGGACGTCTTCGACCGCGCCTTCGCGGAACGGGTCGCGGGCTGGCTGGCGCGGATCCTGGACGACTTCGCCGCCTCCGGTGGCCTCGACGTGCCTCCGTCCTCGGTCGGCGTCCCGGTCGGCGATGAGTGCGAGCGCGTCGTCCGAGAATGGAGTGGCGGGACCACCGCTTACACCGACCGGCGGCCCGTGCACGGGTACTTCGAGGACGAGGCGCGTACCCGCCCCGATGAGACCGCCTTGGTGCACGGCGAGGAGCACCTCTCCTTCGTCGAGCTGAACACCCGGGCGAACCGGCTCGCCTGGACCCTTCTCGCCCAGGGCATCGGTCCCGAAGACCGTGTCGGGGTGCTGTTGGACCGGTCGGTCGCCTCCGTCGTCGCCGTCCTGGCCGTGCTGAAGTCGGGTGCCGCCTGTCTGCCGGTCGATGCAGGCGATCCGGCCGTGCGCGTCGCACGGATCATCGACACCGCACGGGCCCGGGCGCTGATCACCACGAAGACCGTGTACGCGCGGCTCGGTACGACCGCACCGCGAGTGGTGCCGGTCGAGGTCGATGAGGCGACGGGGAGCCCGTGCGGAACGGGGACGGACGGGAAGGGCGCGGCGCGGACGGACGACCCGACCCAGCGGGACAGGGCCGTGCCCTTGCTGCCCACCCATTCCGCCTACGTGCTGCACACCTCGGGATCGACCGGCGCCCCCAAGGGCGTGGTGGTCGAACACCGTTCCCTCACGAACCTGTTCCACAGCCACCGGACCGGGCTGTTCGCCGGTCATGTGCGCGCGACGGGCCTGGCAGCGGCACGGGTGGCCAACACAGCACCCCTCGCCTTCGACGCCTCCTGGACGGGACTGCTCGCGCTGTTCGCCGGTCACCGACTGCATCTGCTGGACGAGCCGACCCGGCGCGACCCCGCTGCCCTCGTGTCGTACATCGGACGCCACCGTGTCGACCTCCTCGACACCACGCCCACGTACGCGCTCGAACTGCTCGCCCACGGGCTGCTCGCCACACCGGAGTCCACCCCCGCCACCCTCGTACTGGGCGGTGAGGCCGTGCCCGACGCGCTGTGGCAGCGGATCCAGGCTGAGCCCGCCGTCAGCGGCCACAATTTCTACGGTCCGACCGAGTGCACCGTGGAAGCCCTCACCGTACGTATGACGGCCGCACCGACACCCGTGATCGGCAGGCCGCTCGACAACGTACGTGCCTACGTGCTCGACCGGCGGTTGCGACCTGTCCCGCCGGGCGTGACCGGCGAGCTGTACATCGCGGGGGCCGCACTCGCACGCGGATACACGGCGGCCGGGCCGACCTCCGAGCGGTTCGTGGCGTGCCCCTTCGGCGAGGGCATCCGCATGTACCGCTCAGGGGACCTGGTGCGCTGGCGTGACGACGGGAGCCTGGAGTTCCGCGGACGCGGGGACGACCAGGTGAAACTGCGCGGATTCCGCATCGAGCTCGGGGAGGTCGAGGCGGTCCTCGCGGCTCACCCCGCCCTTGCGCAGGCCCTCGTCGTTGTGCGTGAGGACGAACCGGGACTCAGGCTCCTCGTGGCCTACGTGGTTCCGCACTCGGGAGCGCAGGTCGCCGCGGCCGACCTGCGCGGATTCATGGAAGCCGCGCTGCCCGCCCACCTGGTGCCCGCGGCGTACGTCTCCCTGGAGTCGTTGCCGGCCACGGCCAACGGCAAGCGGGACCGGCGTGCGCTTCCCGCACCGCGCCGAGGCACGCTGGTGTCACGGCGTCCTCAGCTCGCCGCGACGCCCTGGGAGCGAACCCTCTGCGACCTGTTCGGCGAAGTGCTGGGCGTGGACGGTGTGGGACTCGACGACGGCTTCTTCGAACTGGGCGGCGACTCGCTGCTGGCCACCCGGCTCATGGGCCGGGTCGCGGCGCTGCTGGGGGCCGAACTGCCCATCAGGGTTCTGTTCGATGCGCCCACCGCGGCCGGCCTCGCCGCAGTGACGGCCGCGGTGGGATCGGCTCCTTCCGCCCCCGTCGACGCGCTCAAGCCCGTGCTGACGCTTCGAGCGGCGGGGGAGAGCGCTCCCCTGTTCTGCGTGCATCCCGTCACGGGACTCGGCTGGAGCTACGCGGGTCTGGCGGCGGTGTGCGACGACCGGCCGGTGCACGCCATCCAGGTATCCACCGCCGGGCACGGAAGGGGTCGCCGGGCGAAGGGCTTCACCGAGCTGATCGATGAATACGTCGCCCGGATCCGGGCGATACAGCCGCACGGCCCCTACCACCTTCTCGGCTGGTCGCTGGGCGGGAACATCGCCCACGCAATGGCGTGCCGGTTGCAGCAGTGCGGTGAACCGACGGCGCTGCTCGCGCTGCTGGACTCGTACCCGGCCGTCGCCGATGGGACGCGGGGCCCGACCGCGCGGGAGATCGCCGACCTGCTGCGTCGGGAGGCCGGCCCGCATGTGCGGCTGGACCCTCGGGACGTCACGGAGGTCTCGTGTGCGGCGGAGGCTGTGGCGGCCCTGGTGGAGGCCGCGCCGCCGGGCCGCTTCGTCGGGGACGTACTCCATCTGACCGCGACCGAGGGACGGCCGGCGGGAGCGCCGACAGCGGACGACTGGCAGCGTTTCGTCACCGGGAACGTCCACACCCGCCTGGTGGGCTGCGACCATTTGGAGATGATGCGTTCGGAGCCGCTCAAGGAGGTCTCCGCCCTGCTGTCGCGGGCCCTGCGCTGCGCAGGGCGGGAGGATCCGTCATGA
- a CDS encoding secondary thiamine-phosphate synthase enzyme YjbQ yields the protein MADTFTTRTIDVTTGSRETVHDLTAACESFLRDVAAGRDGLLNVFTPHATAGLAIIETGAGSDHDLLSALHQLLPADDRWQHRHGSPGHGRDHVLPAIVPPHVTLPVIDGILELGTWQSVVLVDTNRDNPERQVRLSFLG from the coding sequence ATGGCTGACACCTTCACCACACGGACCATCGACGTGACCACCGGCTCCCGGGAGACCGTCCACGACCTGACCGCCGCCTGCGAGTCCTTCCTGCGGGACGTGGCCGCCGGGCGGGACGGGCTCCTCAACGTCTTCACGCCGCATGCGACCGCGGGCCTGGCGATCATCGAGACCGGCGCGGGCAGTGACCACGACCTGCTGTCCGCCCTCCACCAGCTCCTCCCGGCCGACGACCGCTGGCAGCATCGGCACGGCTCCCCCGGGCACGGCCGTGACCATGTGCTCCCGGCCATCGTCCCGCCCCACGTCACACTCCCGGTCATCGACGGCATCCTGGAGCTGGGTACCTGGCAGTCCGTCGTCCTCGTGGATACGAATCGGGACAACCCGGAGCGTCAGGTCCGACTGTCGTTTCTCGGATAG